The DNA segment atgttctaatataaaaatatacacaaaagAAGCAATGTGACGCATTAGTAagggccggttgttccaacttcttggtatatttacctaccaggtaagcgtgtgtctatcttcatttcttttcttaaataaataaagacgaacatatatttaactgataggtaagtttaccaagaagttggaacaaccgaccctaaagaaataacgcaacactattTCTAGCGCGGCGTCTATAGCACGACATTATTATctcgttttgccaataattggGAATGGTGGAaaccatatattattatatatgaatggATTCGGTttctaatactttttaatttttgtccttacaaaattttcaaaatgttgcaaaaaaagaGATGGGGATggggataaataaaaaattaaaattttttgaaacataaatatatcattgtaaaaagtataaaatgtcataaaacttttgtagaaaacattgtttcataaactttatattttcaaagatattcgcaagaaacgaaaaaatgcgttattttcggggaatggtttcaacccctaaacgtcaAGATATgccgctaaaaaaaatatgggtctaattttttatgttctacaacatatccaaagcgcTTAATCGCCTCGGTGAGGGACACTTCTGTCAGTTTCATTGTTagttttaaatctatattttatttaattattcatttattattcaattctttgtacatttataatagtGTGTGATCCATGACTTGCGGCGACAAGTGCATTGACCGCAATGTTtcgttagaattttttattaatttgtatttgagAAAGACCTAATCGAGGTTAAAACGTTGTACTTAACAATTTCCCCgtaacatacataaaaattatttttcagatataataCTTAAGGAAATTTAATCTCACATCAATGccaactttttgtaaaaatctcaATCAAATCCGTGCGGGGGCAGCACATACATGCTTATCCTGCTATGCCCTTAAGATGTTTGAAGCAGTAAACACATTATTAACACATTCCTTTACGGAAATGTAATAGgggcaatattaaattaactagtaattattatttattttgagaattattaaaaatattaacaacagTGCTTTTTAGAATGAGTATTActaactaatttaatatacatattgaattacatttttgtaaagttttaaattagtattaaagaaacgttaaattaaatttataaaattgtataaaacatctctaattatgtttaataaatagttttagaaacataaaattttagatatttattttttagcttaaacgtttaaaattaatatgtaatgtaaatattattgaatttaattgtGTTGGGTTTTTTCTTTAAGGTGGAGATGGGCAAATTAGAGGCAAAAACTATAATGAAAGAGCGCCGTTTACTAAGGAGTCCTATTAgacgaaataaaaatcgtGCAGGAATAATCGAAAGCAGCGTAAAAACCTGCAGAGAATGCAGCGAAGAGTATTGTTTCGGCGAATTTTGTGGAGATGTCCTCTATGATTCCTTCACGAGGATAACAATCACTACTCAACAgtcaaagattaaaatatctgCGGACGCCGAAGCTATAATCGCTAATATGGaccgtaaaaaaaagaaaaggaagaaaataaaaaaaagaataaaaagtaagaaCAAAACATGCAGAAAATCTGCTAGGTTGTTGATCAACAACAGGGCGAAAATATCAATAACGgttcttgaaaataaaattgttaaagcaaagaataatGAAGGACAAAGTGAGAAACCAGTAAAACAGTTTAAGAGGAAGTGTAGCAAGTATACGAAGAAAGGCACTTTACGCaagtaacaataattatgatattaaagtaagaataattaagagattaaaaatttgtaaaaatggtACATTTTCTAAAACTATATGTACTTGTAAAACAAATAACCatggtaaaaaaattgtcatacttcatattttttagaattttttatattctaaatttatgaagatttttgaaaacttagatagcaaaatatttataaaatttctgcaGAACATAAtcgaaaatattgataaactgttatttaaatatatccgCAAATAAAGCAATTTTAGAACAAATTGAACATAATTGTTCTCAATTATTGCCCAATTTcacattaatcaaatatagtattttttaataaaaattattaaattagttgTAACTCTAGAactctaaaattaatatgatattacCCAAGTAACACAGCCTAATTATATTAGCTGCGACAGAAAAAAAGTTggttataacaatattataacgtTCGGCCAGTTTTGATTTACAGCTATTTGATTGACAGCAAATGCTattttgctaaatttttagctGCAAAAGTGCTACAACAACTaataaaaaagtcaaaatactGCAAATAGCTATTTCAGCTATTTTGATAGCTGTGAACTCATTGTGACAGACACTATTTTGCTGTGAAGAGGTTATTATAACTTGTTTATAGCGAAATAGCTAAATAGCCAAATAGTAGCAACAATGTTTTGAAAACCTAAAAATGTTATCCCATTTTTATTGctacaaaattgtcaaaacGTTATAATGATGCTGTTGCAGTAGCTGTGCTAGACATAAATGCTGTGATTTACCTGCAACAGCATTATCGCAGCCGTTTTACAACTTTACGTGCTACTTGGGTAAAATGTCAATTCTGTATTAAttacagaatatttaaatggagaaacaaagtttaaaaaaatatttttttcctttctaataaaactattaagtaattttgaaggcgttttgtaaaaaaattattatactttttacaaaaattatttaaaaattacttttatttaaatttagattgtAGCGAACCCCGTCCACCGGCATCCATTGATCGCGCACGGCCCGGCCGATCATCCACCGGACCGCGAAACGCTCACTGGCCCGTGATAAAATATCACATACCGTTGAGACAAATCTTCTCAATGGCCTCGTGCGCTTTCCCACCCAGTCTCCCGACCACCGGAAGATTGAACGAGAACCGAAGACCCACGGAGTCCTCGATCCTCCGCTAGGGACTGTATAAAGGCCGTCCCGGCGGAGTAAGAATCACTTCCCGACCAAACCGTATCCGGCATATACACCGAATCCGCCCGATACGATCGAAAAACCTCCCGTGATCCGGAGATTAGAGTAAAGAATTCTATGCTTTAGCCAAGAGTTCTTGGCTCCGCTCGCTTCCAAGTTCCTTAGCCTGAACTCACAAGTCGAGGGTAGAGCGTTCTCCGCATTCGCCAAGAAGTTCCGGCTGCAGCTCATTCCATTCCTTATTACACGGCCTGGCATCACGAGATCAAGAGTTCTCCGTTTCTCTCGTGCATTCTTGGGGTCGCCGCCGTTTTCCTGTCATACATTGCCAACAATACCGCAATAAACCGTGATTTCAAAGAAACCACTGCGTTCCACACTGCGCGCaccgagtgagtcccagatgcgcacagtaataaacggacacagcaggctgagtgaaacagacacagtaaaaaacggacacagaacaaacggacacagtaacaaacggacacagatcaaacggacacagtaacaaacggacacagaccaaatacgcatagatcaaatgcgcacaaaccaaacggacacggtaacaaacggacagagtgcgaaacggacagtcgcaaacccacgtggtgcagagaatgctttgcacacacgcacgcacgcacacacacacacacacgggtgGGGGTGCAAGAGAGGCTTTGCCCTCTCGCACTCGCCCCGTCGGTAGGGATGCCCTGAAAAGTTGCAACCTATGTGGTAAGTCGGTTTGTTACTGTatccatttgttactgtgtccgtttcgcactgtgtccgtttattactgtacgCATCTGGAATGTTCCCATTTCAAAgaggaaattattattttgtaatttcgccgaacataacattttattgttcttagttgtgtttaaattaaacgattaaaacgtTATCTGAATATAGaattatctgaataatttatatagactttaattcgtaatttttttattcaataaaataaccaGATAAgatcatataaaaaagtatccatattcagataaagctTTATTCGTTTAATTTGGATTCGATAAAGAAAGATAGAATGTTATGTCCGGCGAATTACGAAATAATTGGACGGGATTCCCTCCTTGAAATATCTcctattataaagataacgatagaaaacaattattgtcCTACAAATTTGATGGAAACAATTATAGAGACAATTTCCGATTAATTTATGTAGACTCCAAAATCGTAATTGTTAAATTCAGTAAGATAAtcagataaaatcatatagGAAAGTACTCATATTTAGATAaggttttaatcgtttaatttaaatatgataaaaggcaatagaattttataacttttctatcTAACATGAAATCTAGTGTTCGATAGGAATTAtagatttagataaaattatattaatcttctATCAATTCTATCAATTTCTATATgtcaatttctataaatttctatCGAACTTTTTGAGCAGGGAAGTACCGATTTAAGATGTTATAAATGAGTGgccttcacttggacacagtgcaaatggacacggtgcaaatggacacaaaataatgtacacatttaaaatggtttatttcgacacaggaattttggacacagtaattttgtacacaagaaaaataaattctggacaaattacaatttggacacgataaaaatgtacaccatgCAATTGGAcacataaaatttgtacaccgcaaagttgtacaccgcaaatttgtacaccgcaaagttgtacatcaCAAAGTTTTGCgtgaaaagtcgcaaacccatgttgTGCAGAGAATagttgcacacacacacacggggggtgcaaggggggccttcggttCCCCCACCCCGTtgaagtcgctaacccatgttgttcattgcaaaaaaagtaaggtttatatgtattaacagatttccaatacaatatacacggtgtacaactttgcggtatACAAGTtagcggtgtacaactttgcggtgtacaagtttgcggtatACAAGTTTGCGGTATACAACTTTGTGGTGTACAAGTtcgcggtgtacaagtttacagtgtacaagtttgcggtgtacaactttgcggtgtacaaatttgcggtgtacaactttgcggtgtacaaattttacttgtccaattgcacggtgtGCATTTTTCTCgtgtccaaattgtaatttgtccaaaatttatttttcctgtgtacaaaattactgtgtctaaaattcctgtgtcgaaataaactgtgtccatttgaaacgtgtacattattttgcgTCCATtcgcaccgtgtccatttgcactgtgtccaattatACTCTGTCCAAGTGAAGGTCACTCGGCCGAATGTAGCATACGTGGCGAGCAGGCGTTTGCAGAATAATGTTCATTTGGAAGCTGTAAAACGTATCTTGCGTTATTTAAAGGGAACGAGAgatttcaaattgttgtaCTCATCTAGTAAAGATTCTCTATTTCCTACGTTCTATTTTGACGCGGACTATGCGGGAGATATAACGACGCGTAGATCGACTTTAAGTTTTGTTGCGATGGTGGCAAATGGGCCAGTTATTTGTAAATCACAGCGACAACACATGGTGACATTGAGTACGACCGAAGTGGAATATGTCGCCGCGAGCACTGCGAATGAAATCATGTGGCTGAGACAGCTCCTGAATGACGTCGGATTTAAATGTGAGAGTATTTTACATACGATACATACACTTTAAGTTATATctaatactatatattttaactttcttCTTGGCACGAACGCATAGGCAATCGAATTATTTGAAATCCTAAATTCCTATTCTTGTTAATATCTTTACTACCAGTATTGCTCATGGGTTCGTCaatgattaattaactttaagataaataagaaCCGGATATTTGTAAAGGCCCTCTGCACGTGCACTGTCAGATAAAATCTGTTATTAAAGAAACGATATCTCGTCAACGAAACTAAATCCTTAAAGATTTGCACGATCCGAGAGACGTCGCTGTAGCAACATATCGAAGGGACGGttccaaaaacaaaatttgttatcaaCGCGACGGCGGCAGGATATCCCGCCtcaaaaaatacaatacaacAAACCCGGTTATGAAATTAATCCGCGTAATATTCGGACTGCGCGTCGAAAAATCAGTTATCACAAAAGTGAACCATAGCTAGACGTTTCGCATAAACAGTCTGTAGGAAAAATAGATATCCATTTCGCGACGGCGACGAGATGTCGtgccttaaaaaaatacaatcggCAGGGCGACCACGGGTCCTGCTTATGAAACTAATACTTAACGAAATTTTATTCCGGACCAACGATGAGAGACCTATTTGTGAAATGCTAGACGAGATATCCGGCGGAGCACACGTGCAGATGGTCTCACGCTCCTTATCAGCGGCCCCCGAAATTTGGTTCCCGCCAAGCCGCCGACTCATTTCCCCTCTTATCGACTCTTGCGCTTCGCG comes from the Monomorium pharaonis isolate MP-MQ-018 chromosome 9, ASM1337386v2, whole genome shotgun sequence genome and includes:
- the LOC105839255 gene encoding uncharacterized protein LOC105839255; the protein is MAFQLDDLLKDDKKDVNLIPDLSKATCNSYEEFRRLKEHCPEFKIKPEKVKREDTKVRDKEFSWKATKKELKNISREWAYGNPIPSDMKELDLQELQQVAIDWRMLTPIRPKLRQDEEMFSKLVEMGKLEAKTIMKERRLLRSPIRRNKNRAGIIESSVKTCRECSEEYCFGEFCGDVLYDSFTRITITTQQSKIKISADAEAIIANMDRKKKKRKKIKKRIKSKNKTCRKSARLLINNRAKISITVLENKIVKAKNNEGQSEKPVKQFKRKCSKYTKKGTLRK